A window of the Leishmania mexicana MHOM/GT/2001/U1103 complete genome, chromosome 29 genome harbors these coding sequences:
- a CDS encoding putative protein kinase, whose amino-acid sequence MEEYNIKRKIGDGAQGVVYEVEHRTSKTSYAMKVICCTDQEQVNMALKEIKVLLQLRHPSIVSYVDFFLVFNSVKLRREFAEQSEGACGSGVCGDGQRREARMQREQDSLFLCSLSNSECNHGCAADSGWKQATAETLSNTPTEKPQSGAARVVPTSLLSKHRQQAGAHWLGEEEIAVCLVMELCSNGDMQGLVRETRQEFMKTGRHSITEAQAVSWLEQAAGALQFIHEKGFLHRDLKPTNIFFDEYKNIKIGDFGLAATVGLGRNSAVGTPYYLAPERMLQQRYDGMVDIWGLGVVLLELLTLREQPINSMLLENPKVVDTVIPQITKMGYSTKLATLLRDMLQRQPQGRPTPSSILHRLASITATSPHPGMSATLFAGMSCPKLTEALCDVCEVEVACVMCSSCKAAFCAGCDRARHRHHSRQSHDRTNMSSIVSSMNGATSLPLSATPMQQQQQQKTLSFSRGPSPANTSDQTRASMQNIVVFPSSNTSHSRTLPREREMNSRTFTRFQLALLGCSVSMSDFSMAQGLEGRRDGSGINAAVAETVLRVPDDVPSLAQALQVVESMPHIRKILVAGNTTHTVPLVLTSRLPDSIKLVGGSPPPMLEVADSPFALHCQSGRGSVENFILRHVGRFRSKMLKPDTNPHPADANGLTSAAAKKPSRPTAVSITGGEWRLHKCRISCVEGSGVTVGGSKHTPSSSTNGRNTSATGAWSSRPPQSPSLVVRSSLMNGAEEGAEDADVMSMEPIITNCSFIDVTAAGIVLMEKSRGLYEGNTFSGCGFAAFLLRKDATPRIRANHITDGAEAGIFCQDASGLMEYNVIAQNAGCGIVVKGASAVPVIRKNRVLSNVQAGVFCCDKAAPFVSDNEIRRNGKAGVLVKTTAAPKITRNVIEGGKEAGIYVFEKGAGIIEENRIRGNQNAGLLVTTGGNPHVIHNTITNNAYEGVWVCKHGGGTFCDNDLRGNTKGAKDIEADIRVTWVGNVEQ is encoded by the coding sequence ATGGAGGAATACAACATTAAGCGTAAGATTGGCGATGGCGCCCAAGGTGTCGTGTACGAGGTAGAGCACCGCACCTCGAAGACGAGCTATGCGATGAAGGTGATCTGCTGCACCGACCAGGAGCAGGTAAACATGGCGCTAAAGGAGAtcaaggtgctgctgcagctgcgccaccccaGTATCGTCTCTTACGTTGACTTCTTCCTCGTCTTCAACAGTGTCAAGCTCCGCCGCGAGTTCGCCGAACAGAGCGAAGGCGCgtgtggcagcggcgtgtgtggtgaCGGACAGCGGCGTGAGGCGAGGATGCAACGAGAGCAGGACAGCCTCTTCCTTTGCAGCTTGTCGAACAGCGAGTGCAACCATGGTTGCGCCGCCGACAGCGGATGGAAACAAGCGACTGCAGAAACCCTGTCAAACACCCCAACAGAAAAGCCgcagagcggcgccgcccgcgTTGTTCCGACCTCGCTGCTGAGCAAACACCGGCAGCAGGCAGGAGCGCACTGGCtgggtgaggaggagatcgCGGTGTGTCTGGTGATGGAGCTCTGCAGCAACGGTGACATGCAAGGGCTCGTGCGGGAGACGCGGCAGGAGTTCATGAAGACGGGTAGGCACAGCATCAccgaggcgcaggcggtgtCGTGGCTCGAGCAGGCTGCGGGCGCGCTGCAGTTCATTCATGAGAAGGGCTTTTTGCATCGAGACCTGAAGCCGACGAACATCTTCTTCGATGAGTACAAGAACATCAAGATCGGTGACTTTGGcctggcggcgacggtcgGGCTTGGCCGCAACTCGGCGGTGGGGACACCCTACTATCTAGCGCCAGAGCGcatgctgcagcagcggtacGACGGCATGGTGGACATCTGGGGTCTCGGCGTCGTCTTGCTCGAGCTCCTGACGCTGCGCGAACAGCCCATCAACAGCATGTTGCTAGAGAACCCGAAAGTGGTGGACACGGTGATTCCGCAAATCACGAAAATGGGCTACTCCACCAAGCTGGCCACTCTGCTGCGGGAcatgctgcagcgccagccgcaggGCCGCCCCACCCCGTCCTCTATTTTGCACCGCTTGGCgagcatcaccgccacctcgccgcaCCCTGGCATGTCCGCGACGCTCTTCGCAGGGATGAGCTGTCCGAAACTAACAGAAGCGCTCTGCGACGTCTGCGAAGTCGAAGTCGCCTGCGTCATGTGCTCGAGCTGCAAGGCTGCCTTCTGCGCCGGATGTGATCGGGCCCGTCACAGGCACCACTCGCGTCAAAGCCACGACCGCACGAACATGTCGTCTATTGTGAGCAGCATGAACGGCGCCACCTCCCTGCCCctgtcggcgacgccgatgcagcagcagcagcagcagaaaacGCTGTCCTTCTCACGGGGACCCTCGCCGGCAAACACCTCAGACCAGACGCGGGCGAGCATGCAGAACATCGTCGTCTTTCCGTCCAGCAACACCAGCCACTCCCGCACCCTGCCGCGCGAGCGCGAGATGAACAGCAGGACATTCACTCGTTTTCAACTGGCCCTGCTGGGGTGTAGCGTCTCCATGTCTGACTTCTCCATGGCGCAAGGGCTTGAGGGGCGCCGCGACGGGTCTGGCATCAACGCGGCCGTAGCAgagacggtgctgcgcgtcCCAGATGATGTGCCGAGCCTCGCCCAAGCGTTACAGGTGGTTGAGAGCATGCCACACATTCGCAAAATCCTCGTCGCCGGTAACACCACGCACACTGTGCCGCTTGTCCTTACATCACGACTGCCGGACAGCATCAAACTTGTAGGggggtcgccgccgccgatgctggaggtggcggacAGTCCATTTGCTTTGCACTGCCAGTCTGGCAGGGGCAGTGTCGAGAACTTCATCCTCCGACATGTCGGCCGCTTCCGCTCCAAGATGCTCAAACCGGACACAAATCCCCACCCGGCAGACGCAAACGGACTGACATCGGCGGCTGCAAAAAAGCCGTCGCGGCCGACCGCCGTGTCTATCACGGGAGGCGAGTGGAGGCTGCACAAGTGTCGCATCTCGTGCGTCGAGGGGAGCGGCGTGACGGTTGGCGGGAGCAAacacaccccctcctcctctaccAACGGACGGAACACCTCCGCCACTGGTGCGTGGTCATCACGTCCGCCGCAATCTCCGAGCTTGGTCGTTCGCTCAAGCCTGATGAACGGCGCCGAGGAGGGTGCAGAGGACGCTGACGTCATGTCGATGGAGCCGATCATAACCAACTGCAGCTTCATCgacgtcaccgccgccggcatcgtCCTCATGGAGAAGTCGCGAGGCCTCTACGAGGGCAACACGTTCTCTGGCTGCGGTTTTGCCGCTTTTCTGCTGAGAAAGGATGCGACACCGCGCATTCGCGCCAACCACATCAccgacggcgccgaggcAGGCATCTTTTGCCAAGATGCCTCGGGGTTGATGGAGTACAACGTGATTGCGCAGAACGCGGGCTGCGGAATCGTCGTTAAGGGGGCGTCCGCGGTGCCGGTTATTCGCAAGAATCGCGTTCTGTCCAACGTGCAGGCTGGCGTTTTCTGCTGCGACAAGGCCGCGCCGTTTGTCTCCGATAACGAGATTCGCCGGAACGGCAAGGCTGGCGTGTTGGTGAAGACGACCGCCGCACCGAAGATCACCCGAAACGTCATCGAGGGCGGCAAGGAGGCTGGCATTTACGTCTTTGAGAAGGGTGCCGGTATTATCGAGGAGAACCGTATCCGCGGCAACCAGAACGCCGGCCTGCTTGTCACCACCGGCGGCAATCCGCACGTCATCCATAACACCATCACCAACAACGCGTACGAGGGGGTCTGGGTGTGCaagcacggcggcggcaccttctGCGACAACGATTTGCGCGGCAACACAAAAGGGGCCAAGGACATCGAGGCGGACATCCGTGTCACATGGGTGGGTAATGTCGAGCAGTAA